From Manduca sexta isolate Smith_Timp_Sample1 chromosome 21, JHU_Msex_v1.0, whole genome shotgun sequence, the proteins below share one genomic window:
- the LOC115442258 gene encoding uncharacterized protein LOC115442258: MLKFSCSSIWRLGTRAHVRKYTTPGTQMYKTNKGETKNFADNNSKAESTENSGLVRAAFASLNTIDTEERPKKPSPKSVKQSRQMIIEGQIANASDVNSLLVIAENPVVSRRHALKMVSMLSEWSSVNKVKLTDFEKDPRFLKLCRILARTSTAQAVSSLTMAEDLSTVLGITGDDEAARLIANLTLPQMVKVMKALQQKGRRSTPLLHALSHNINKQVEVIDLKKSADILFSMASLNFPDPVLLDRICNDVMTCLPSNKERPAVVTSVMVSLGLMKYRHEAALGAITDWLQSNLTICRPSDIASAVVTLATVDYVPPQSDALFEAALALKEEEMVKPSMWLDLVFSLLTLDKAEQHHLVSTLRPEFIEKLLSAGEIPIPSRRKLMSIDACLQLRAAGGAGAEARLAPDVAVGVPLLHTKEKALYVHAIMDTFKSLVSAEAFLKKNCDSGMGFLYDAEFAVDAKCHPVPLEKAANDDRIFRIAVLGLDYHDMTRKTAVPLGINQFYTRLLQLKGYKVLQIPYTEFNPKDKLVTRVQYIEKKLKDLVNSA; encoded by the exons ATGTTGAAATTCAGCTGTTCAAGTATTTGGAGGTTAGGTACCAGAGCGCACGTAAGAAAGTATACCACTCCTGGGACGCAGATGTATAAAACCAATAAAGGAGAAACTAAAAACTTTGCAGATAATAACTCTAAAGCAGAAAGCACCGAAAATTCAG gtTTAGTACGAGCAGCATTTGCATCATTAAATACAATAGACACGGAGGAGCGACCGAAAAAGCCAAGCCCCAAATCAGTCAAGCAAAGCCGCCAGATGATAATAGAGGGTCAGATTGCGAATGCGTCAGATGTGAACAGTCTGCTGGTTATAGCTGAGAATCCTGTAGTGTCACGGAGGCACGCTTTAAAG ATGGTCTCAATGCTATCAGAATGGTCTAGCGTCAACAAAGTGAAGTTAACAGACTTTGAGAAGGACCCTCGGTTCCTCAAGTTGTGTCGGATCTTGGCGAGGACCTCGACGGCGCAGGCTGTCAGCTCCCTCACCATGGCCGAAGACCTGAGCACGGTGTTAGGCATCACTGGGGATGATGAGGCTGCTCGGTTGATCGCCAATCTGACTTTACCTCAGATGGTTAAG GTAATGAAAGCTCTGCAGCAGAAGGGTCGCCGCAGCACGCCGCTGCTGCACGCGCTATCACACAACATTAACAAACAGGTGGAAGTCATTGACCTCAAGAAATCAGCTGATATACTGTTCTCTATGGCTTCATTGAACTTTCCAGATCCAGTGCTGTTGGATAGGATATGCAA TGACGTCATGACCTGTCTGCCATCGAACAAAGAGCGTCCAGCAGTGGTGACCTCCGTGATGGTCTCACTCGGGCTGATGAAGTACCGGCACGAGGCCGCGCTGGGGGCCATCACGGATTGGTTACAGAGCAACCTGACTATATGCAGACCGAGTGATATCGCCTCCGCCGTGGTAACTCTGGCAACCGTGGACTATGTGCCGCCTCAGAGTGACGCTCTGTTTGAG GCAGCCCTGGCGCTCAAAGAGGAAGAGATGGTGAAGCCTTCAATGTGGCTAGACCTGGTGTTCTCTCTTCTAACTCTGGACAAGGCCGAGCAGCATCACCTGGTTTCCACGCTGCGCCCGGAGTTCATTGAGAAGTTGTTGTCAGCTGGAG AGATCCCGATCCCGTCCCGCCGCAAGCTCATGTCGATCGACGCGTGCCTGCAGCTGCGCGCGGCGGGCGGGGCGGGGGCGGAGGCGCGGCTGGCGCCCGACGTGGCGGTGGGCGTGCCGCTGCTCCACACCAAGGAGAAGGCGTTGTACGTGCACGCGATCATGGACACCTTCAAAAGCTTGGTCTCTGCCGAGGCGTTTTTGAAGAAGAATTGCGATTCCGGCATGGGGTTTTTGTATG ACGCCGAGTTCGCCGTTGACGCCAAATGCCATCCGGTGCCATTAGAGAAAGCTGCTAATGATGACAG AATATTCCGGATAGCAGTGCTGGGGTTGGACTACCACGACATGACGCGGAAGACCGCGGTACCGCTCGGCATCAACCAGTTCTACACCAGGCTATTGCAGCTTAAG GGCTACAAAGTACTACAGATTCCGTACACAGAATTCAACCCTAAAGACAAGCTAGTGACGCGCGTGCAGTACATCGAGAAGAAACTCAAAGATCTCGTCAACAGCGCGTAG